A genomic segment from Drosophila miranda strain MSH22 chromosome 3, D.miranda_PacBio2.1, whole genome shotgun sequence encodes:
- the LOC108160378 gene encoding immune-induced peptides codes for MRYFVVICIVVASMLFAAVSAQTSYDGNGPHQFGSPENGIYIRGQNEGPYNVPGVGGTFQNSPSSGRHAYTDENGNTYTHFHSQSGGSAAKGLNLAIPSVLVFISVILMRSF; via the exons ATGAGATATTTCGTTGTCATCTGTATCGTTGTTGCTAGCATGCTGTTTGCCG CGGTAAGTGCACAGACTAGTTATGACGGGAATGGCCCGCATCAGTTTGGCAGTCCGGAAAATGGAATTTACATACGCGGTCAGAATGAAGGACCCTACAATGTCCCAGGTGTGGGTGGCACATTCCAGAACTCGCCCTCAAGTGGAAGACATGCATACACAGATGAGAATGGAAATACCTATACTCACTTTCACTCCCAGTCGGGAGGATCAGCCGCAAAAGGTCTGAATTTGGCCATCCCCTCTGTATTGGTATTCATCTCGGTCATTCTTATGCGTTCATTTTAA